Proteins encoded in a region of the Planctomycetota bacterium genome:
- a CDS encoding TIGR04222 domain-containing membrane protein — translation MTPAQAELWQRLQSFEFDEPGSVLTFARRLARENRWSLCFARRVIEEYKRYCLLAVSLPRVAAPSEQVDQAWHLHLTYTQNYWGRFCRDALQTKLHHHPTRGGPAENDKHFAMYEQTLADYREVFGAPAPADIWPPAHVRFGADLHAERVNRGEYWLVPKPRWLRSLRQNALVPAAAVLGSGVLVAAFASPFDLTGPQFLALYIVLLVALTAFCVYWRYSYRMPKTLEHNRELSPYELALLNGGPRAILATALAALVHRNAVTTGDPADKATARKFKPGGNHDTSRDPIEATVQQSVIRHGEADAKQLWQDLEPSVEPISQRLEDDGLLVRSGNISMGRWIPVVLFLGLIAFGVTKCFVGLDHHKPIGFLVMLLALTIGLLLAFCSFNRRTVAGEKLLDERRKEREDLKHSTTGGSPNLATPDLAMAVALFGVAVLPTTMFGSLHTALGVDPRKGMWGTGGGCGSGAASGCGGGGCGGGGCGGGGCGGCGGGGD, via the coding sequence ATGACTCCCGCTCAAGCCGAACTTTGGCAGCGCCTGCAGTCGTTCGAGTTCGACGAGCCGGGCTCGGTGCTGACCTTTGCCCGACGCCTGGCCCGCGAGAATCGCTGGTCGCTGTGCTTTGCACGCCGGGTGATCGAGGAATACAAACGCTATTGCTTGTTGGCGGTGTCGTTGCCCCGCGTGGCCGCCCCCTCGGAGCAAGTCGACCAAGCCTGGCACTTGCATCTGACGTACACGCAAAACTACTGGGGCCGTTTCTGCCGCGACGCGTTGCAAACCAAACTGCATCACCACCCCACGCGCGGCGGGCCGGCCGAGAACGACAAGCACTTCGCAATGTACGAACAGACGCTGGCCGATTACCGCGAAGTGTTCGGCGCGCCGGCCCCGGCCGATATCTGGCCACCGGCCCACGTGCGGTTTGGGGCCGACCTGCATGCCGAGCGAGTGAACCGGGGCGAATATTGGCTGGTTCCCAAGCCGCGCTGGCTGCGGTCGCTCCGCCAGAATGCCCTGGTGCCCGCCGCCGCAGTACTTGGCTCGGGTGTGCTGGTGGCGGCCTTCGCCTCGCCGTTCGATCTGACGGGCCCCCAATTCTTGGCGCTGTACATCGTGCTGCTGGTCGCGTTGACGGCATTCTGCGTGTATTGGCGCTACAGCTATCGGATGCCCAAGACATTGGAACATAATCGCGAGCTTTCGCCGTACGAACTCGCCCTGCTGAACGGCGGGCCCCGGGCGATTCTGGCGACGGCCCTGGCGGCGCTGGTCCATCGAAACGCCGTCACCACGGGCGACCCAGCCGACAAAGCGACCGCGCGAAAGTTCAAACCCGGCGGCAACCACGACACGTCGCGCGACCCCATCGAAGCGACCGTGCAACAATCGGTCATTCGCCATGGCGAAGCCGATGCCAAGCAACTCTGGCAAGATTTGGAGCCGAGCGTCGAACCGATTTCGCAACGACTCGAAGACGACGGCCTGCTGGTGCGGTCTGGCAACATCAGCATGGGACGTTGGATTCCCGTCGTGCTGTTCTTGGGCCTGATCGCGTTCGGCGTGACCAAGTGCTTCGTCGGCCTCGATCATCACAAGCCGATCGGGTTTCTGGTGATGCTGCTCGCGTTGACCATTGGGTTGCTATTGGCTTTCTGTTCATTCAATCGCCGTACGGTGGCGGGCGAGAAACTGCTCGACGAGCGCCGCAAGGAGCGCGAGGATCTGAAGCACTCCACCACCGGCGGGTCGCCCAACCTGGCGACGCCCGACTTGGCGATGGCCGTCGCCTTGTTCGGCGTGGCGGTTTTGCCCACGACGATGTTCGGCTCGCTGCACACCGCGCTGGGAGTTGATCCTCGAAAAGGAATGTGGGGAACCGGCGGAGGTTGTGGCAGCGGAGCTGCAAGTGGCTGTGGTGGCGGAGGCTGCGGCGGCGGTGGTTGTGGCGGTGGCGGGTGCGGGGGATGCGGCGGAGGTGGCGATTGA
- a CDS encoding DNA-directed RNA polymerase subunit alpha, translating to MTRVRLSVADEQEKSLSRRLEMSTAEIGLSVRTTNCLEERGIFSVSDLLNCTPDDLLSISNFGEKTLEEVYKSLESVGFFRQRRRDTQCA from the coding sequence ATGACGCGCGTTCGTTTGAGTGTCGCCGACGAACAGGAAAAGAGCCTGAGCCGCCGGCTGGAAATGAGCACCGCCGAGATCGGACTTTCAGTTCGCACGACTAACTGCCTGGAAGAGCGCGGCATCTTTAGCGTCAGCGATCTGCTGAATTGCACGCCGGACGATCTGCTCAGCATTTCCAACTTTGGCGAAAAAACGCTCGAAGAAGTTTACAAATCGCTCGAGAGCGTCGGCTTCTTCCGGCAGCGCCGCCGCGACACGCAGTGCGCGTAG
- a CDS encoding YqgE/AlgH family protein, with amino-acid sequence MFQSLAGQLLAASPELRDPNFARSVVLIIQHNEDGAFGLILNRPTPAPLREVWHHVSQSSCDRDDKLHMGGPVEGPLMALHQEYSCCEKSVSSEVFFCSDRDHLERLVTHEGEMKFFAGFAGWSSGQLEGELAEDSWLVWPASADHVFSSDPSLWDEVVRQVSADRMVHLLKIKHIPPDPSMN; translated from the coding sequence ATGTTCCAGTCGCTTGCAGGACAACTGTTAGCGGCTTCTCCGGAGCTGCGCGATCCGAACTTTGCTCGTAGCGTCGTGCTGATCATCCAGCACAACGAAGACGGCGCGTTCGGGCTGATCCTGAATCGGCCCACGCCGGCGCCGCTGCGCGAAGTCTGGCACCATGTCAGCCAATCTTCGTGCGACCGTGACGACAAGCTACACATGGGTGGCCCGGTCGAAGGGCCACTGATGGCGCTGCACCAGGAATACTCGTGCTGCGAGAAGTCGGTCTCGTCGGAAGTCTTCTTCTGCAGCGACCGCGATCACCTGGAACGGCTGGTCACGCACGAAGGCGAGATGAAATTCTTCGCCGGGTTCGCCGGCTGGAGCAGCGGCCAGTTGGAAGGAGAGTTGGCCGAGGATTCCTGGCTGGTCTGGCCCGCGTCGGCGGACCATGTCTTTTCGAGCGATCCTTCGTTGTGGGACGAGGTCGTGCGCCAGGTCTCGGCCGATCGCATGGTCCACTTGCTCAAGATCAAGCACATCCCACCTGATCCGTCGATGAATTGA
- a CDS encoding citrate synthase (catalyzes the formation of citrate from acetyl-CoA and oxaloacetate) yields the protein MNEPIYSPGLEGVIAGETAISNIDEGLHYRGYAVEELARHGTFEETIYLLLYGELPTAKQLAELSKRLAEAADDVPKPIYDALRAIPPGVPMMDIVRTGASMLAHWDEEVGDNSHEANVRKAERLLAQLPVVLAARQRLLAGKEPVGSKGGRGIAANFLGMLTRKEATERAIRALDVSLVLYAEHEFNASTFTARVVCSTMADLHSAIVAAIGALKGPLHGGANERVLEVLQSVGSADKAEAWVRDALANKVRIMGFGHRVYKHGDPRAAFLKPLCAELAQEVGKTDMEQMAETIETIVRAEKQLPPNADWPSARLYHYLGLPVELYTPLFVMSRVSGWSAHIIEQLDHNRLIRPRSRYTGPGARAWVPVENRT from the coding sequence ATGAACGAACCGATCTACAGCCCTGGTCTGGAAGGAGTGATCGCTGGCGAGACGGCGATCAGTAACATCGACGAAGGGCTGCACTACCGGGGCTACGCCGTCGAGGAACTGGCCCGCCACGGCACGTTTGAAGAGACGATCTACCTGTTGCTGTACGGCGAGTTGCCCACGGCCAAGCAGTTGGCCGAGTTGAGCAAGCGTTTGGCCGAGGCGGCCGACGATGTGCCCAAGCCGATCTACGACGCGCTCCGCGCCATTCCGCCCGGCGTGCCGATGATGGACATCGTGCGAACCGGGGCGAGCATGCTGGCCCATTGGGACGAGGAAGTCGGCGACAACAGCCACGAGGCGAACGTCCGCAAGGCCGAGCGATTGTTGGCCCAGTTGCCGGTGGTTCTGGCGGCGCGGCAGAGGCTGCTCGCGGGCAAAGAGCCCGTCGGGTCGAAAGGGGGCCGGGGGATCGCGGCCAACTTCCTGGGCATGCTCACGCGCAAGGAAGCGACCGAGCGGGCGATTCGCGCGCTGGACGTGTCGCTGGTGTTGTATGCCGAGCATGAGTTCAACGCTTCGACGTTCACGGCGCGGGTCGTCTGCTCGACGATGGCGGACCTGCATTCGGCGATCGTGGCGGCGATTGGCGCGTTGAAAGGCCCGCTGCACGGCGGGGCCAACGAGCGCGTGTTGGAAGTGCTGCAAAGCGTTGGTTCGGCCGATAAGGCCGAAGCTTGGGTTCGCGACGCGCTGGCCAACAAGGTGCGGATCATGGGCTTTGGCCATCGGGTCTACAAGCACGGCGACCCGCGGGCCGCGTTCCTCAAGCCGTTGTGCGCCGAACTGGCTCAGGAAGTCGGCAAGACCGACATGGAGCAAATGGCCGAGACGATCGAAACGATTGTCCGCGCCGAGAAACAGTTGCCGCCGAACGCCGATTGGCCGAGCGCCCGGCTGTATCACTACCTGGGGCTGCCGGTCGAACTGTACACGCCGCTGTTCGTGATGTCGCGCGTGTCGGGCTGGTCGGCCCACATCATCGAGCAACTGGACCACAACCGCTTGATCCGCCCCCGCTCGCGCTACACCGGCCCCGGGGCTCGCGCGTGGGTGCCGGTCGAGAACCGCACGTAA
- the prpB gene encoding methylisocitrate lyase — translation MFAPDHRQGHRPQLLGTDGKVHSAEQPQQPGGVERTTQPLGQPAPGRELFFEKDVDPAKEDALLAGARLVNAQGCVRWHQENVLSQSAKCRAERVVVQASAAVHACGTGSQIDNSHRVGPTFRTSGLKARRGSYRVKQLRSNLIVASHTDQYGGSVKPRPCVAAQGSPILRHSATVATFRLGASPQVTTSAGERLRQAVAEQTILIPGAFNALVGKLIEQADFAACYLSGAAFSAGSLAMPDVGLFTLSELVQQTTWLTRQVSIPVIVDADTGFGEAINVERTVVELEAAGAAAIQLEDQQLPKRCGHLSGKSLVDTEAMCAKIRAAVSARRDPGTVIIARTDARSAEGFEPAIQRAERYLAAGADWIFPEALTDRTEFAAFAERIDAPLLANMTEFGQSPLLTLEELAELGYAGVLMPVTLMRIAMKAVEAALAVIADEGTQRELLDLMQTRQELYDLLGYTNYEKRDRSYFGGAEGPSQN, via the coding sequence ATGTTCGCCCCGGACCATCGACAGGGTCATCGCCCCCAGCTTCTCGGCACGGACGGAAAGGTCCATTCGGCTGAGCAGCCCCAGCAGCCAGGGGGCGTCGAACGCACTACTCAGCCGCTTGGGCAACCAGCGCCAGGGCGGGAACTTTTCTTCGAGAAAGACGTTGATCCCGCCAAAGAAGACGCGCTGCTGGCTGGCGCTCGGCTCGTCAACGCGCAGGGGTGTGTACGTTGGCACCAGGAGAATGTCCTCTCCCAGTCGGCCAAGTGCCGCGCCGAGCGTGTTGTCGTGCAGGCAAGCGCCGCAGTACATGCCTGCGGCACCGGCAGCCAGATAGACAATTCTCATCGCGTGGGACCGACGTTTAGGACGAGTGGACTGAAAGCGCGTCGCGGCAGCTATAGGGTGAAGCAGCTACGGTCCAACCTAATCGTTGCCTCGCACACTGACCAGTATGGCGGGTCGGTCAAGCCACGCCCTTGCGTGGCGGCGCAGGGCAGCCCTATATTGCGGCATAGCGCGACAGTTGCGACTTTCCGCCTGGGAGCATCCCCTCAAGTGACTACTTCGGCCGGCGAGCGATTGCGTCAGGCAGTCGCCGAGCAAACGATTTTGATCCCCGGTGCGTTCAACGCGCTGGTCGGCAAGCTGATCGAGCAGGCCGATTTCGCCGCCTGCTACTTGTCGGGGGCCGCGTTCTCGGCCGGCAGCTTGGCCATGCCCGACGTGGGGTTGTTCACGCTCAGCGAGTTGGTGCAACAGACCACCTGGCTGACCCGGCAGGTGTCGATTCCCGTGATCGTCGACGCCGACACCGGCTTTGGCGAGGCGATCAACGTCGAACGAACCGTGGTCGAGTTGGAAGCCGCCGGCGCGGCCGCGATTCAGCTCGAAGATCAGCAGTTGCCCAAACGCTGCGGCCACCTGTCGGGCAAGTCGCTGGTCGACACCGAAGCGATGTGCGCCAAAATCCGTGCGGCCGTTTCGGCGCGGCGCGACCCCGGCACGGTGATCATCGCCCGAACCGATGCGCGGAGCGCCGAAGGTTTTGAGCCGGCGATCCAACGGGCCGAGCGATACCTGGCCGCCGGGGCCGATTGGATCTTTCCCGAAGCGTTGACCGACCGGACCGAGTTCGCCGCCTTTGCCGAGCGCATCGACGCGCCGCTATTGGCCAATATGACCGAGTTCGGACAGAGTCCGTTGCTGACGCTCGAGGAGCTGGCCGAGCTGGGCTACGCGGGCGTGCTGATGCCCGTCACGTTGATGCGCATCGCCATGAAAGCGGTCGAGGCAGCGCTGGCAGTGATTGCCGATGAAGGAACGCAGCGCGAGCTGCTCGACTTGATGCAGACCCGGCAAGAGCTGTACGACCTGCTGGGCTATACGAACTATGAAAAACGAGACCGCAGCTACTTTGGCGGCGCCGAAGGCCCGTCGCAGAATTGA
- a CDS encoding DUF3592 domain-containing protein, translating to MTQVVVKRFFGKKRGSRNMRSDKLGGASLGVFFAGFFLAGCIWLGMIIGGLTLPDLHANLNYQETTCTVLDTGRDEQIVDGQSEYRPKIEIEYEVAGTRYRRWAFDVAGIYQTDPALADEIRARFETGKTYPCWYDKDDPSVVVLERGHRWFAWLALVMPASFIAIGGAGLAYSLVTWNKSAERRAAFARRAAEFDPFDQQGDAQSFPNVPSDAHITNSPGTRMSFRLPLAVPSLHLAGLIAACIFWNGLTLVFVSMAIQKHWAGAADWGFTLTLLPLLAVGGVLIALAIRQVRGKAAIGQTIIEIDDHPLVPGGKYSLFLAQSGQLRFDDYRLLLVCEEEVKYLQGTNLRTAAHRTYEHEIARHEPLSITHDNRLEDQLEFEIPPSAMHSFQSGHHRIVWKLVVSAHAAGCPDLTRQYSIIVSPAFPARRTPLHALRTQTA from the coding sequence GTGACCCAAGTTGTCGTCAAACGATTTTTTGGCAAGAAGCGCGGCAGCCGCAATATGCGCTCCGACAAACTAGGGGGCGCCAGCCTGGGCGTGTTCTTTGCCGGCTTCTTTCTGGCCGGTTGCATCTGGCTGGGGATGATCATCGGCGGGCTGACCCTTCCCGACTTGCACGCGAACCTGAACTATCAAGAGACGACCTGCACGGTGCTCGACACCGGTCGCGACGAACAAATCGTCGATGGTCAGTCGGAGTACCGCCCCAAGATCGAAATCGAGTACGAGGTAGCCGGCACTCGCTACCGGCGGTGGGCGTTCGACGTGGCCGGCATCTATCAGACCGATCCCGCGCTGGCCGACGAGATACGCGCCCGGTTCGAGACCGGCAAGACGTATCCTTGCTGGTACGACAAGGACGACCCCAGCGTGGTGGTGCTCGAACGCGGCCACCGTTGGTTCGCGTGGCTAGCGCTGGTGATGCCGGCGTCGTTTATCGCCATCGGCGGCGCGGGCCTGGCCTACTCGCTGGTCACGTGGAACAAATCGGCCGAGCGACGCGCCGCCTTTGCCCGACGCGCCGCCGAGTTCGATCCTTTTGATCAGCAAGGTGACGCCCAGTCGTTTCCCAACGTGCCCAGCGACGCCCATATCACCAACAGCCCCGGCACGCGGATGTCGTTTCGGCTGCCACTGGCGGTGCCCAGTTTGCACCTCGCCGGCCTGATCGCGGCTTGCATCTTTTGGAATGGTTTGACGCTGGTGTTTGTCAGCATGGCCATTCAGAAGCATTGGGCCGGCGCGGCTGACTGGGGCTTTACGCTCACGCTGTTGCCGCTGCTGGCCGTGGGAGGAGTGCTGATCGCGCTGGCCATTCGACAGGTCCGCGGCAAGGCGGCGATCGGGCAGACGATCATCGAAATCGACGATCACCCGCTGGTCCCTGGCGGCAAATACTCGCTGTTCCTGGCCCAATCGGGGCAACTGCGGTTCGACGATTACCGGTTGCTGCTGGTTTGCGAAGAAGAGGTGAAATACCTGCAAGGGACCAATCTGCGAACCGCCGCGCACCGGACCTACGAACACGAGATCGCGCGGCACGAACCCTTGTCGATCACGCACGACAACCGGCTGGAAGACCAGCTCGAATTTGAAATCCCGCCGAGCGCCATGCACTCGTTCCAGAGCGGACACCACCGCATTGTCTGGAAACTGGTCGTCAGCGCCCATGCCGCGGGTTGCCCTGACTTGACCCGGCAGTATTCGATCATTGTTAGCCCCGCGTTCCCCGCGCGGCGGACCCCATTGCACGCCCTCCGCACTCAAACGGCTTAA
- a CDS encoding acyl-CoA thioesterase → MTKTDVTYRTQRRVEFRDTDMAGIVHFSAFLVYMEEAEHEFLRSRGLSVISSDEHGAIHWPRVSANCDFRGPVRFEDLLEVTLSISRLGEKSITYATQFLLRGVIVAEGSHTVVCCRDDQTGGFHSAPIPDWYRARLVGPPAPAASA, encoded by the coding sequence ATGACCAAAACCGACGTTACCTATCGCACCCAGCGGCGCGTTGAGTTCCGCGATACCGACATGGCGGGCATCGTCCACTTCTCGGCCTTCCTCGTCTACATGGAAGAAGCCGAGCACGAGTTCCTGCGCAGCCGCGGGCTGAGCGTGATCAGTAGCGACGAGCACGGGGCGATCCATTGGCCGCGCGTCTCGGCCAATTGCGACTTTCGCGGGCCGGTTCGGTTTGAAGATTTGCTGGAAGTGACCCTGTCCATCTCGCGACTGGGCGAAAAGAGCATCACTTATGCCACGCAGTTTCTCCTGCGCGGGGTGATCGTAGCCGAGGGGTCGCACACCGTGGTATGCTGTCGCGATGACCAGACCGGCGGCTTTCATTCGGCGCCGATCCCCGATTGGTATCGCGCGCGGCTGGTCGGCCCGCCGGCCCCAGCAGCCAGCGCGTAA
- a CDS encoding phosphoribosyl-ATP diphosphatase, with amino-acid sequence MSSAGDLPVMAQLMRVINDRKANPADSSYTCKLLAAGHEKIGRKISEEAAEVVEAALEPGDEGRKHTIYEAGDVMYHLLVMLAWRGIDWSEVETELARRFGISGLEEKASRPSKS; translated from the coding sequence ATGAGTTCGGCCGGTGACTTGCCCGTGATGGCTCAGTTGATGCGTGTGATCAACGACCGGAAGGCGAACCCGGCGGACTCGTCGTACACCTGTAAGTTATTGGCAGCCGGGCACGAGAAGATCGGCCGCAAGATCAGCGAGGAGGCCGCCGAGGTGGTCGAAGCCGCCTTGGAACCAGGGGACGAGGGTCGCAAACACACGATCTACGAAGCCGGCGACGTGATGTATCACCTGCTGGTCATGCTCGCTTGGCGCGGCATCGACTGGAGCGAGGTCGAAACCGAACTGGCCCGGCGATTCGGCATTTCCGGCCTGGAAGAAAAGGCGTCCCGCCCGTCGAAGTCTTGA
- a CDS encoding ATP phosphoribosyltransferase: protein MTNLRIGVPSKGRLAELTAELLKDAGLSFRRQERSLFARVREMPIDVTFLRTEDIPVLCAEGAIDMGITGSDLVAESGAAVINRLSLGVGQCRLSICVPDDGPITKPSQLDGSRIATSFPHCTQTYLNSHGAKVHLVELSGSVEVMIALGVADAIVDLVETGSTLAANRLRILEDIGRYETILIQNKAQREPAVADRVVRRLEGVVIARSYSLLEYNVPRGKLPEAEKITPGFNSPTVSALEDAGWCAVRVMVRRGEVIEIMERLEALGASAILETQITNCRL, encoded by the coding sequence ATGACCAACCTTCGCATCGGCGTTCCCAGCAAGGGACGCCTGGCTGAATTGACCGCGGAACTTTTGAAGGACGCCGGGCTGAGCTTTCGCCGCCAGGAGCGGAGCCTGTTCGCCCGGGTGCGCGAGATGCCGATCGACGTCACCTTCCTGCGCACCGAGGATATTCCCGTCCTGTGCGCCGAAGGGGCCATCGACATGGGCATCACCGGCAGCGATCTGGTCGCTGAAAGCGGCGCCGCTGTCATCAATCGCTTGAGCCTGGGCGTGGGCCAATGCCGGCTGTCGATCTGTGTGCCCGACGACGGCCCTATTACCAAGCCGTCGCAGCTCGACGGCAGCCGCATTGCCACCAGCTTTCCGCACTGCACTCAGACCTACTTGAACAGCCACGGCGCCAAGGTCCATCTCGTCGAACTATCGGGAAGCGTCGAGGTAATGATCGCCCTGGGTGTGGCCGACGCGATTGTCGATCTGGTCGAGACAGGCAGCACGCTGGCCGCCAATCGGCTGCGGATTCTCGAAGACATCGGCCGCTATGAAACGATCCTGATTCAGAACAAGGCCCAGCGTGAACCGGCCGTGGCCGACCGTGTGGTCCGCCGGCTCGAAGGGGTGGTCATCGCGCGCAGCTATTCGCTGCTCGAATACAACGTCCCGCGCGGCAAGCTGCCCGAGGCCGAAAAGATCACGCCAGGCTTCAACTCGCCGACGGTCAGCGCGCTGGAAGACGCCGGCTGGTGCGCGGTGCGGGTGATGGTCCGCCGCGGCGAAGTGATCGAGATCATGGAGCGGCTCGAGGCGCTCGGCGCCAGCGCCATTCTCGAAACGCAGATCACCAACTGCCGCCTCTAG
- a CDS encoding glycosyltransferase family 4 protein gives MTLSMVRGEHGNQRKELDHLIEWLRREARPDVVHLSNALMIGMARQIKQALQVPVVCSLAGEDIFLDGLSPKFRDATFREIRERISDVDRFVALNHYYADFVVEYLGVPRERTSVIPHGLKLKGHGSRVERDDGEVRIGYFARLCPAKGLHHLVDAFIELSQDQSLPPLRLAIAGYLSAGDRRYVEDLKQRWTQAGLGERVTLKSDLTRDEKIAFLQSLDVMSVPADYRESKGISILEALANAVPVVLPRHGTYPELIEDTQGGVLFQPHDPHDLAEQLQRLIVNPELREALGQHGQAAIHARYHDQLMAERHQAMYREVIHEYRYRASPAAQST, from the coding sequence ATGACCCTGTCGATGGTCCGGGGCGAACATGGCAACCAGCGCAAAGAACTGGATCACCTGATCGAATGGCTCCGCCGCGAAGCCCGGCCCGACGTCGTCCATTTATCGAACGCGCTGATGATCGGCATGGCCCGGCAAATCAAACAAGCCTTGCAAGTGCCGGTCGTTTGCTCGCTGGCGGGCGAAGACATCTTCCTGGACGGTCTATCGCCCAAGTTCCGCGACGCGACGTTCCGTGAGATACGCGAGCGGATCAGTGACGTCGATCGGTTCGTGGCCCTGAATCATTATTACGCCGATTTCGTGGTCGAGTACCTGGGCGTACCACGCGAGCGGACCAGCGTCATTCCCCACGGGCTCAAGCTGAAGGGGCACGGCTCGCGCGTCGAGCGCGACGATGGCGAAGTGCGGATCGGCTACTTCGCGCGCTTGTGCCCCGCCAAAGGGCTGCACCACTTGGTCGACGCCTTCATCGAGCTGTCACAAGATCAGTCCTTACCACCGCTGCGGCTGGCCATCGCCGGCTACCTGAGCGCCGGCGACCGGCGCTACGTCGAAGACTTGAAGCAGCGTTGGACGCAAGCCGGCCTGGGCGAGCGCGTCACACTGAAAAGCGATCTAACGCGTGACGAGAAGATCGCCTTTCTGCAATCGCTCGACGTGATGAGCGTGCCGGCCGATTACCGTGAAAGCAAAGGAATCTCGATCCTCGAAGCGCTGGCTAACGCTGTCCCCGTCGTGCTGCCGCGGCACGGCACGTACCCGGAATTGATCGAAGACACGCAAGGAGGCGTCTTGTTCCAGCCGCACGATCCCCACGATCTGGCGGAGCAGTTGCAACGCCTGATCGTCAATCCCGAGCTGCGCGAAGCCCTGGGCCAACACGGCCAGGCGGCCATTCACGCCCGCTACCATGACCAACTGATGGCCGAGCGGCACCAGGCGATGTATCGTGAAGTCATCCACGAATACCGCTACCGGGCGTCCCCAGCAGCACAGTCGACTTAG
- a CDS encoding PQQ-like beta-propeller repeat protein: protein MTGWRIGLGLRLGWASLAMLGALCAAPTASAAKPDPAAEAAKELGFEADDAPHIWPQWRGLGGRGVTVDAKIPDPLPDQATMRWECPLGVGLSSPVVAHSRVFVTDRQGMTERVIAIDANTGKPAWTRDHPVDFDPHMVGRRHGNGPKSTPLVDAESVYSLGIAGWLVCCDAKTGKVRWSADLAAEYGQQQPLPEGRAYVVREEAVIVPTGAGVGAPVPLFGYTGSLVAVENLLICPVGGSRGATVMAFERATGKVVWKSLNDHVSYSSPVVATLAGKRQIVYMTGSRVVGLDPASGNLLWSYPFQLQYDESITTPIVLGNLVVVGGTGAPLTALAIGETGGSFGVKLAWENFDLTSYLSTMSEHEGFLYGLSDGGEFMCVRLTDGATIWSGGKTGYYTTPVRDRDRLLCLTERGTLLGVPARPEAYRNLGRVQLSPNECWTSPAVIGGRIYVRAVGAVRCFEFK from the coding sequence ATGACTGGCTGGCGAATCGGTTTAGGACTGCGACTTGGCTGGGCGAGCCTGGCGATGTTGGGCGCTTTGTGCGCTGCGCCGACGGCCAGCGCCGCCAAGCCCGACCCGGCGGCTGAGGCCGCCAAGGAACTGGGTTTCGAGGCCGACGACGCGCCCCACATCTGGCCCCAGTGGCGCGGCCTGGGCGGTCGCGGCGTGACGGTCGACGCCAAGATTCCCGATCCGTTGCCTGACCAGGCGACGATGCGCTGGGAATGCCCGCTGGGCGTGGGGCTGTCGAGTCCGGTCGTCGCGCACTCTCGGGTCTTTGTTACCGATCGCCAGGGAATGACCGAGCGGGTCATTGCCATCGACGCCAACACCGGCAAGCCAGCCTGGACGCGCGACCATCCGGTCGATTTCGACCCGCACATGGTCGGACGCCGGCATGGGAACGGCCCCAAGAGCACGCCGCTGGTCGATGCCGAGAGTGTATACAGCCTGGGGATCGCCGGCTGGTTGGTCTGCTGCGACGCCAAGACGGGCAAGGTCCGTTGGAGCGCCGACCTGGCGGCCGAGTATGGCCAGCAGCAACCGCTTCCCGAGGGGCGCGCGTACGTGGTGCGCGAAGAAGCGGTGATCGTCCCCACCGGGGCCGGCGTCGGCGCGCCGGTGCCGTTGTTCGGCTACACGGGCTCGCTGGTGGCGGTCGAGAACTTATTGATCTGTCCGGTCGGCGGCTCGCGCGGCGCGACGGTGATGGCCTTTGAGCGAGCAACTGGCAAAGTGGTTTGGAAGTCGTTGAACGATCATGTTTCGTACTCATCGCCGGTGGTCGCCACCTTGGCCGGCAAGCGGCAGATTGTTTATATGACCGGCTCACGCGTGGTTGGGCTCGATCCGGCCAGCGGGAATCTGCTGTGGAGCTATCCGTTCCAGTTGCAATATGACGAAAGCATCACCACGCCCATCGTCCTGGGGAACCTGGTGGTGGTGGGTGGCACGGGCGCGCCGCTGACGGCGCTGGCCATTGGCGAGACCGGCGGTTCGTTCGGCGTGAAACTGGCTTGGGAGAATTTCGACCTGACCAGCTATCTATCGACCATGAGCGAACACGAAGGTTTTTTGTATGGCCTGAGCGACGGGGGCGAGTTCATGTGCGTGCGGCTGACCGACGGGGCGACGATTTGGAGCGGCGGCAAGACCGGCTACTACACGACCCCGGTTCGCGATCGAGATCGGCTGCTGTGCCTGACCGAGCGGGGAACATTGTTGGGCGTGCCGGCGCGGCCCGAGGCGTATCGCAACCTGGGGCGCGTGCAGTTGAGCCCGAATGAGTGTTGGACGTCTCCGGCAGTGATCGGCGGGCGCATCTACGTGCGGGCGGTCGGCGCCGTGCGCTGTTTTGAGTTTAAGTGA